A window from Cellulomonas sp. C5510 encodes these proteins:
- a CDS encoding AraC family transcriptional regulator: MDEPALVTAESRREGFAGQRMFVVARPVVRAALARPVTGRLVVTDAGCFPHAARHGRARPSGAPQHVVLVCTEGSGWCRTPEGREPVQRGDAVVLPAGVEHEYAASDDDPWTLWWFHFAGSDAAELAGAAHAAAGGPVTHLRDAAPVASLVSQVLDDLDTGTAGGLTRATGTAWNALTEIIATGRRSPGPTLGPVERAVEHLRATTPRRTSVTALAAMVGLGTSQLGALFREHVGVSPLRYQTDLRMARARELLDTTSLSVTAVAGACGYDDPLYFSRQFTSTQGQSPRAFRHRAT, translated from the coding sequence ATGGATGAACCGGCGCTGGTCACCGCGGAGTCCCGACGCGAGGGGTTCGCGGGGCAGCGCATGTTCGTCGTCGCCCGGCCCGTCGTCCGTGCGGCGCTCGCGCGCCCCGTCACCGGCCGGCTCGTCGTCACCGACGCCGGGTGCTTCCCGCACGCCGCCCGCCACGGCCGCGCGCGACCGTCCGGCGCCCCGCAGCACGTCGTGCTCGTGTGCACCGAGGGCAGCGGGTGGTGCCGGACCCCCGAGGGCCGGGAACCGGTGCAGCGCGGCGACGCCGTGGTGCTGCCCGCCGGGGTCGAGCACGAGTACGCGGCCTCCGACGACGACCCCTGGACGCTGTGGTGGTTCCACTTCGCCGGGTCCGACGCCGCCGAGCTCGCCGGAGCCGCACACGCCGCCGCCGGGGGGCCGGTCACGCACCTGCGGGACGCCGCGCCCGTCGCCAGCCTCGTGTCCCAGGTGCTCGACGACCTCGACACCGGCACCGCCGGCGGGCTCACCCGGGCCACCGGCACCGCGTGGAACGCCCTGACGGAGATCATCGCGACCGGGCGCCGCTCGCCCGGGCCGACACTCGGACCCGTCGAGCGCGCGGTCGAGCACCTGCGCGCCACCACCCCGCGGCGGACCTCCGTCACGGCGCTGGCAGCCATGGTCGGCCTCGGCACGTCGCAGCTCGGCGCGCTGTTCCGCGAGCACGTCGGGGTGTCGCCGCTGCGGTACCAGACCGACCTGCGCATGGCGCGCGCCCGCGAGCTGCTCGACACCACCAGCCTGTCGGTCACCGCCGTGGCCGGCGCGTGCGGCTACGACGACCCCCTGTACTTCTCGCGGCAGTTCACGAGCACGCAGGGCCAGTCGCCGCGGGCGTTCCGGCACCGGGCGACCTGA
- a CDS encoding ABC transporter permease, which produces MNAAHVTAPAAPPTAPPEPATNPLRRVVLAVGVQNLSLILAIAILVAVIGSQNSAFFLTSNLKTIGMAVTISGLLALVQTVVIILGGIDLSVGSVAGLASVTSAMLFTTTSSAAVSIVGALAVGAVCGLVNACIVVFGRVTPMIATLAGLIAYKGVAQLVSDGRAQGYTGADAVYIFLARGAILGIPTLVWVLALVAVAIHVMLRYARFGRNIYAVGGNDTAARLSGIDINRYILGVFVLAGTVAALAGVLITARTGSGQPVSGSEGLEFQSITAAALGGVALRGGKGSIGGTILAVILLGVLLNGMSLLGVNVFWQNVAQGTLLVAAVVIQQLRNGERRVGLPK; this is translated from the coding sequence ATGAACGCCGCCCACGTGACCGCGCCCGCCGCGCCCCCGACCGCGCCGCCGGAGCCGGCGACGAACCCGCTGCGCCGGGTGGTGCTGGCGGTCGGCGTGCAGAACCTGTCGCTGATCCTCGCCATCGCGATCCTCGTCGCCGTCATCGGGTCGCAGAACTCGGCGTTCTTCCTGACGTCGAACCTCAAGACCATCGGCATGGCGGTCACGATCTCCGGCCTGCTGGCCCTGGTGCAGACGGTCGTCATCATCCTCGGCGGCATCGACCTCTCGGTGGGCTCGGTCGCGGGTCTCGCCTCGGTGACGTCAGCGATGCTGTTCACGACGACGAGCTCGGCGGCGGTGAGCATCGTGGGCGCGCTCGCGGTGGGGGCCGTGTGCGGGCTGGTCAACGCGTGCATCGTCGTGTTCGGTCGGGTCACGCCGATGATCGCGACGCTGGCCGGGCTCATCGCCTACAAGGGCGTGGCGCAGCTCGTCTCGGACGGGCGCGCGCAGGGGTACACGGGCGCCGACGCCGTCTACATCTTCCTGGCGCGCGGGGCGATCCTCGGCATCCCGACGCTCGTGTGGGTGCTGGCGCTCGTGGCCGTCGCCATCCACGTGATGCTGCGGTACGCGCGGTTCGGCCGGAACATCTACGCGGTCGGCGGCAACGACACCGCCGCCCGGCTGTCCGGCATCGACATCAACCGCTACATCCTGGGCGTGTTCGTGCTCGCGGGGACGGTCGCGGCGCTGGCGGGCGTCCTCATCACCGCCCGCACCGGGTCCGGGCAGCCGGTGTCCGGCTCCGAGGGCCTGGAGTTCCAGTCGATCACCGCCGCGGCGCTGGGCGGCGTGGCGCTGCGCGGAGGCAAGGGGTCCATCGGCGGCACGATCCTCGCGGTGATCCTGCTGGGGGTCCTGCTGAACGGCATGAGCCTGCTCGGGGTGAACGTGTTCTGGCAGAACGTCGCGCAGGGCACGCTGCTCGTCGCCGCGGTGGTCATCCAGCAGCTCCGCAACGGCGAGCGCCGGGTCGGCCTGCCGAAGTGA
- a CDS encoding substrate-binding domain-containing protein encodes MKTSTQKARARAAAGTVGLVLALAACSSGQAPEGGSAPAAGGGSDGGPIEIVYLQKQGDQQYFVDQADGAKAAAAEIGDVTVTVVNLGTDSNKAISELDAAIARGVDGIIMVAPDQAIGPQVIEKATAAGIPLLASDDSLEDADGNPAPFVGFNGTAMGNSVGEKAAELYADAGWDAADTRIIATGKMDLSVCVQRLDGATDAFGEAVDPVPEVIELGNDNSATDAMNRAGAVITAHQDVANWVVVGCNDETETGVVTALQNAGVSPDHIIGVGLGAYLTCKDWSAGQETGNKAALFISGRDVGAAAVDAMVAQVRDGVALPAETIADTHMVDADNWESEGVVCT; translated from the coding sequence ATGAAGACATCCACTCAGAAGGCGCGGGCCAGGGCGGCGGCCGGCACCGTCGGCCTGGTGCTGGCCCTGGCCGCGTGCAGCTCCGGGCAGGCGCCCGAGGGCGGGTCCGCGCCGGCGGCCGGCGGCGGCTCGGACGGCGGGCCGATCGAGATCGTGTACCTGCAGAAGCAGGGCGACCAGCAGTACTTCGTCGACCAGGCGGACGGCGCCAAGGCGGCGGCGGCCGAGATCGGCGACGTGACCGTGACGGTCGTCAACCTGGGGACCGACTCCAACAAGGCGATCTCCGAGCTGGACGCGGCCATCGCGCGCGGCGTCGACGGCATCATCATGGTCGCGCCCGACCAGGCGATCGGCCCGCAGGTGATCGAGAAGGCGACCGCCGCCGGGATCCCGCTGCTCGCGTCCGACGACTCCCTCGAGGACGCCGACGGCAACCCCGCCCCGTTCGTGGGCTTCAACGGCACCGCGATGGGCAACTCGGTCGGCGAGAAGGCGGCCGAGCTGTACGCCGACGCCGGCTGGGACGCCGCGGACACCCGCATCATCGCCACCGGCAAGATGGACCTGTCGGTGTGCGTGCAGCGGTTGGACGGCGCGACGGACGCGTTCGGCGAGGCCGTCGACCCGGTGCCCGAGGTGATCGAGCTGGGCAACGACAACTCGGCGACCGACGCGATGAACCGCGCGGGTGCGGTCATCACCGCCCACCAGGACGTCGCCAACTGGGTCGTCGTGGGCTGCAACGACGAGACCGAGACGGGCGTCGTGACGGCGCTGCAGAACGCCGGGGTGTCCCCGGACCACATCATCGGCGTCGGCCTCGGCGCGTACCTCACGTGCAAGGACTGGTCGGCGGGGCAGGAGACCGGCAACAAGGCGGCGCTGTTCATCTCCGGCCGCGACGTCGGCGCCGCGGCGGTGGACGCGATGGTGGCGCAGGTGCGCGACGGCGTGGCGTTGCCGGCCGAGACGATCGCCGACACGCACATGGTCGACGCGGACAACTGGGAGTCCGAGGGCGTCGTCTGCACGTGA
- a CDS encoding sugar ABC transporter ATP-binding protein: protein MTTTTTTGASLAARGISKGFAGVQALQGVDLDLRAGHVTALMGENGAGKSTLLKILTGDYQPDAGTIEIGGEAVAFSGPLASRAAGVRVIAQEPEIVPFVSVAENIYLGALPGRAGFVDQRTLQERATADLTRFGLLRYLDPRLRGDALSPAQRQMVEIVRALVDDPQVICFDEPTSSLSDAETEVLFRLIGGLRDAGKAIAYVSHRMNEIFQVADSVTVLRDGRLVGSREVADTTVGEIVRMMVGRDLSSLFHRTPVTPGDVALELRDVTTDDVTGVSLTLRRGEVVALAGLVGAGRSELALAIAGDRPVRSGQVLVHGRARTFRTPADAIAAGIGLAPEERKADALVMVRTVRDNIALAVLDRLSRFGFVRSREERSLAARYVAQLRVRTPSLEQRVQNLSGGNQQKVVLARWLARRTDILVLDEPTRGVDVGAKSEIYTIIDQLVAEGAAVLVVSSELPEVLGLADRVVVMRDGRVAGELTREDATEERILTLAIADHTASEEQTR from the coding sequence ATGACCACGACCACGACGACGGGCGCGAGCCTGGCGGCCCGCGGCATCTCGAAGGGCTTCGCCGGGGTGCAGGCGCTCCAGGGCGTCGACCTCGACCTGCGCGCGGGCCACGTCACCGCGCTGATGGGGGAGAACGGCGCGGGCAAGTCCACGCTGCTGAAGATCCTCACCGGCGACTACCAGCCCGACGCGGGGACGATCGAGATCGGCGGTGAGGCCGTCGCGTTCTCCGGGCCGCTGGCCTCGCGGGCCGCCGGCGTGCGCGTGATCGCGCAGGAGCCGGAGATCGTCCCGTTCGTCAGCGTCGCCGAGAACATCTACCTCGGTGCCCTGCCCGGGCGGGCGGGCTTCGTCGACCAGCGCACGCTCCAGGAGCGGGCGACCGCCGACCTCACCCGGTTCGGCCTGCTGCGCTACCTCGACCCGCGGCTGCGCGGCGACGCGCTGTCCCCCGCGCAGCGGCAGATGGTCGAGATCGTGCGGGCGCTCGTCGACGACCCGCAGGTGATCTGCTTCGACGAGCCGACGTCGTCGCTGTCGGACGCGGAGACCGAGGTGCTGTTCCGCCTCATCGGCGGGCTGCGCGACGCGGGCAAGGCGATCGCCTACGTCTCGCACCGGATGAACGAGATCTTCCAGGTGGCCGACTCGGTGACCGTCCTGCGCGACGGCCGGCTGGTGGGCTCCCGGGAGGTGGCCGACACCACCGTCGGCGAGATCGTCCGGATGATGGTGGGCCGCGACCTGTCGAGCCTGTTCCACCGCACCCCGGTGACACCCGGGGACGTCGCGCTCGAGCTGCGGGACGTCACGACCGACGACGTGACCGGGGTGTCGCTGACGCTGCGCCGCGGGGAGGTCGTCGCGCTCGCGGGCCTGGTCGGTGCGGGCCGCAGCGAGCTCGCCCTCGCGATCGCCGGCGACCGGCCGGTGCGCTCGGGGCAGGTGCTCGTGCACGGCAGGGCCCGGACGTTCCGCACGCCGGCCGACGCGATCGCCGCCGGCATCGGCCTCGCGCCGGAGGAGCGCAAGGCGGACGCCCTGGTGATGGTGCGGACGGTCCGGGACAACATCGCGCTCGCCGTGCTCGACCGGCTGAGCCGGTTCGGGTTCGTCCGGTCCCGCGAGGAGCGCTCGCTCGCCGCGCGGTACGTCGCCCAGCTGCGCGTCCGCACGCCGTCGCTGGAGCAGCGTGTCCAGAACCTGTCGGGCGGCAACCAGCAGAAGGTCGTCCTCGCCCGCTGGCTGGCACGGCGCACCGACATCCTCGTGCTCGACGAGCCGACCCGCGGGGTCGACGTCGGCGCGAAGTCCGAGATCTACACGATCATCGACCAGCTCGTGGCCGAGGGCGCCGCGGTGCTGGTCGTCTCGTCCGAGCTGCCCGAGGTCCTCGGGCTGGCCGACCGCGTCGTCGTCATGCGCGACGGGCGCGTCGCCGGCGAGCTCACCCGCGAGGACGCCACCGAGGAGCGGATCCTCACGCTCGCCATCGCCGACCACACCGCCTCCGAGGAGCAGACCCGATGA
- a CDS encoding DUF3662 and FHA domain-containing protein, with product MGILDRFEHGVERVVNTAFAKAFRSEVKPVELASALRREVDDRAAVVGRDRTVVPNEFTIELSPGDYDQVEAWGAEALADELAANVTEHATGQRYAFVGPVTVAFHEYEDLETGRFRVKSATVRGAAAPATTAAPSPRHPLIDIDGQRYLLTGPVTVIGRGSEADIVVDDPGVSRRHLEIRVSPQGVVASDLGSTNGLFVEGHQVPAATLLDGNTLTIGRTRIMFWTGDGDGQDLDE from the coding sequence GTGGGCATCCTCGACCGTTTCGAGCACGGGGTGGAGCGCGTCGTGAACACCGCGTTCGCCAAGGCCTTCCGCAGCGAGGTGAAGCCCGTCGAGCTGGCGAGCGCGCTGCGCCGCGAGGTCGACGACCGGGCCGCCGTGGTGGGCCGCGACCGGACGGTGGTGCCGAACGAGTTCACCATCGAGCTGTCGCCGGGCGACTACGACCAGGTCGAGGCGTGGGGCGCGGAGGCCCTGGCGGACGAGCTGGCGGCGAACGTCACGGAGCACGCGACGGGTCAGCGGTACGCGTTCGTCGGGCCGGTGACGGTGGCGTTCCACGAGTACGAGGACCTGGAGACGGGCCGGTTCCGCGTGAAGTCGGCGACGGTCCGCGGCGCGGCCGCCCCGGCGACGACCGCCGCGCCGAGCCCCCGGCACCCGCTCATCGACATCGACGGCCAGCGGTACCTGCTGACCGGGCCGGTGACGGTGATCGGCCGCGGCTCCGAGGCGGACATCGTGGTGGACGACCCGGGGGTCTCCCGCCGGCACCTCGAGATCCGGGTGTCGCCGCAGGGCGTCGTCGCCTCGGACCTCGGGTCGACGAACGGGCTGTTCGTCGAGGGCCACCAGGTCCCGGCCGCGACACTCCTGGATGGGAACACGCTGACGATCGGCCGGACCCGCATCATGTTCTGGACGGGCGACGGCGACGGACAGGACCTGGACGAGTGA